The Geobacter sp. sequence ACCTGTTGACTCCACGTTCAGTGCAACACCTCGGCATGCAAGCGGTCCAATATCGAAACAATTCAGTTCTTTTTCAACCTCTCCAACACTTTGTCAAGATCTGACGGCGTATCCACCCCGATGGATTCATGGGCGGTCTCCACGACCCTGATCCGGCATCCATTTTCCAGAACCCGCAACTGCTCCAGCTTTTCCGCCTGCTCCAGGAACGTGGGGGGCATCTTGGCAAACCTGAGCAAGAATTCCCGCGAATAGACGTACAGACCGACGTGCTTGTAACAGAGCAGTTTCCCCGAGGCAAACACCTCGTCCTTCAGATCGTTCCACTTATCCCGGAAGTTGGGCACGGGAGAGCGGGAAAAATAGAGCGCATACCCCTCCCAATCAGTCACCACCTTGACCACATTGGGGGAAAGAAAATCGTGCAGGTTTTTGATCCTGGATTTCAGGGTCCCCATGACGATCGACGGATCCTTTATGAGCGGTGCAATGGCCTCATCGATCATGGCCGGTTCGATGAGAGGCTCATCCCCCTGGACATTGACGATGATATCGCTATCAAGCCGCGCGGCAACCTCGGCAAGGCGATCCGTGCCGGTTTCGTGGTCGCGGGAGGTCATCTCCGCATGCCCCCCGAAAGACCTTACGGCAGAGGCGATGCGCTCGTCATCGGTTGCCACGATCACCGACCCGACCAGTTTGGCCTGGATGGTCCTTTCGTAGACATGCTGTACCATCGGCTTGCCAAGAATATCGGCAAGCGCCTTGCCTTCGAACCTGGTTGAGGAATACCTGGCGGGGATAACCGCAGTGATCTTCATGACCTTGGGACCTTGCGGTGGAGTGGCCTGAAAGCGCCCTGTGGGCGTTTCTATGCGGCCGTCCCTTCATGGGGTGGGACGAATAAAGCTACACTAAAAGGAGGAAGTGTGTCAAGGAGGTAATCAACGCGGGGCATATTCCGCCAGGCCCTTGGACCAGGCAATGGTTTCGAGCTGCGCCTCGGCCAACTGGCCCGTTGAGAGCTGGACCTGACTGAGCAGCTCTTCGGCAGCATTGAAATCGGCTTTTTCCATCAATTCGGCGATCTGCAGGAGGGTCCCCAGGAACCCTTCGCGGTAGAGCAGCGCGGTTCGGATGTCTTCAGTCAGGTTCAAGGTGGAAATCACCTCTTCCAGGGCGGTACTGAAAAGGACATCGACCAGGGAGAGGACACCGGTGATGAACGCCCGATCGCCACTATCCCGGTCTTTGGTATACAGGGTCATCTGTCTGACCATAACTTCCATGAGACGGCCCCTGACCGAAGCTAGCTCCAGAAGAGGGCTCCCCATGGCCGGGGCATCCTGGCCCGCATAAAGTGCAAGCACCACCCAGCGCTTGAGCTGCTGCCGTCCCAGGACCATGATGGCATGACGTACCGATCGGACTTTCTCCCTGACTCCGAACGCCACCGAATTGACCAGCCGCAGGAGTCCATAGATCAGGTACGGGCTCTCCCGGAATGAATTTTCTATATCCGCCAGTTCGGCTTCCAACTGCAACTGATTGAGGAGTTTCAGCAGGGTGGTACGCCCGGCATCGATCCGGTTCTGCTTAAGGACAACCGGCCGGGAGAAATAGTACCCCTGGAAGAGTTCAAATCCCATGGCGGCACAGGCATCGTACTGCTCGCGGGTCTCCACTTTCTCCGCCAGGAAGGTGAAGCGCCAGCGCCCCAATTGCCCGAGCATGGCCGGCAACTGGTCGAGCGGCCGTTCCAGGATGTCCACCTTGATGATATCGATGATCTTGTAGAGAGGCTCGTATTCCGGGGAATAGGTGTGGTCGTCCGCTGCCAGGGTGAAACCCTTCTCTTTGAGTTCATTGCAGCGCGTAATGACCTGCTCGTTGATCTCGAGATTTTCCAGGAGCTCGATGACCACATGATCCTTGGGCAGGAGTTCGAGGGTGTCGCTCATCAGCATGTCGGTGTTGACGTTGAAGAAACCTTTATGGCGCCCGACCACATTATCGATCCCGAAATCGGTCAAGGCATTGAGGATAACGCTGGCGCTGGCATGGGTCTGATTGGT is a genomic window containing:
- the kdsB gene encoding 3-deoxy-manno-octulosonate cytidylyltransferase → MKITAVIPARYSSTRFEGKALADILGKPMVQHVYERTIQAKLVGSVIVATDDERIASAVRSFGGHAEMTSRDHETGTDRLAEVAARLDSDIIVNVQGDEPLIEPAMIDEAIAPLIKDPSIVMGTLKSRIKNLHDFLSPNVVKVVTDWEGYALYFSRSPVPNFRDKWNDLKDEVFASGKLLCYKHVGLYVYSREFLLRFAKMPPTFLEQAEKLEQLRVLENGCRIRVVETAHESIGVDTPSDLDKVLERLKKN
- a CDS encoding EAL domain-containing protein, producing MGEEKFFLGRQPILDRSQNIVAFELLFRSAEKAYADFTNQTHASASVILNALTDFGIDNVVGRHKGFFNVNTDMLMSDTLELLPKDHVVIELLENLEINEQVITRCNELKEKGFTLAADDHTYSPEYEPLYKIIDIIKVDILERPLDQLPAMLGQLGRWRFTFLAEKVETREQYDACAAMGFELFQGYYFSRPVVLKQNRIDAGRTTLLKLLNQLQLEAELADIENSFRESPYLIYGLLRLVNSVAFGVREKVRSVRHAIMVLGRQQLKRWVVLALYAGQDAPAMGSPLLELASVRGRLMEVMVRQMTLYTKDRDSGDRAFITGVLSLVDVLFSTALEEVISTLNLTEDIRTALLYREGFLGTLLQIAELMEKADFNAAEELLSQVQLSTGQLAEAQLETIAWSKGLAEYAPR